A single region of the Triticum dicoccoides isolate Atlit2015 ecotype Zavitan chromosome 2B, WEW_v2.0, whole genome shotgun sequence genome encodes:
- the LOC119365395 gene encoding ent-kaur-16-ene synthase, chloroplastic-like isoform X1, with product MATARIAAGTSSAIAGHRLRPATVSPLVSNLSRSHHHRRNQPLGLASARAAEHGLTGAHRPEFFPHDHCRPPPCSMSARRTRTMVTSALANVEEASAEENACLQNMERKARIRKQLLEAELLPSSYDTAWVAMVPLSGSPQVPCFPKCVEWILQNQQSNGSWGLIQMDSSVNKDVLSSTLACVLALKRWNVGGEHIKRGLCFIRRNFSIVTNEQSDTPIGFNITFSGMLILGTEMGLEFPVGQNDLDRILHLREVELKRLLGDKSDGRKEYMAYVAEGLGNLLDWNQVMKFQRKNGSLFNSPSTTAAALIHNFDDKALHYLNLFVNKFGGSVPTVYPTNIHCQLSLVDYLETIGISHHFSSEIKSILDVAHSFWLQRDEEIMLDVATCAMAFRLLRMNGYDVSSDDLYHVDASTFHNSLQGYLNDTKSILELYKASKVSVSENEFSLDNIGYWSGRLLTEKLLSERVQTTAIFQEVEYALKFPFYATMERIGHKRNIEHFDVCGSQKLKTEHLPCRVCQDFLALAIEDFSFSQSIYQDELLHLESWAKGNRLDQLQFARQKLAYCYLAAAATIFPPELSDARMSWAKNGVLTTVVDDFFDVGGSKEEHENLVTLVEKWDDHSKDEFCSEQVKILFYAIYTTVNQLGVVASAIQNRDVRKHLIELWLQLLRSMMSEAEWRMRKYVPTVEQYMSNAVVSFTLGPIVLTSLYFVGPKLSGCVIQDQEYKELFRLTSTIGRLLNDIQGLERESREGNLDCVSLLVLHSGGSMSIETAKETIQKAIASCRKDLLKLVLRENTVVPRPCKELFWKMCKIVHLFYSQTDGFSSPNEMVSAVNAVINEPLKLQINNRPLPMQSVN from the exons ATGGCGACCGCGAGAATAGCCGCCGGGACCTCTTCCGCCATCGCCGGACATCGCCTCCGGCCTGCCACGGTGTCGCCGCTCGTGTCGAACTTGTCTCGCTCACACCATCACAGAAGAAACCAGCCTCTTGGCCTTGCCTCCGCCCGTGCCGCCGAGCATGGTCTCACCGGAGCACACCGCCCCGAGTTCTTCCCTCATGACCATTGCCGTCCTCCTCCCTGTTCGATGAGCGCGAGGAGGACGCGGACGATGGTAACTTCCGCTTTAG CAAATGTGGAGGAGGCATCTGCCGAAGAAAATGCATGTCTCCAAAACATG GAGCGGAAGGCTAGAATAAGGAAGCAGCTCCTGGAAGCTGAGTTGTTGCCATCTTCCTACGACACCGCCTGGGTGGCTATGGTGCCCTTGTCGGGCTCTCCTCAAGTTCCATGCTTCCCAAAGTGTGTTGAGTGGATCCTACAAAACCAGCAGAGCAATGGATCTTGGGGTCTCATCCAAATGGACTCCTCCGTCAACAAGGATGTCCTCTCATCCACATTGGCTTGTGTGCTGGCACTTAAGAGATGGAATGTTGGTGGTGAGCATATCAAGAGAG GACTATGTTTCATCAGAAGAAATTTCTCTATTGTTACGAATGAGCAGAGTGATACCCCTATAGGCTTCAATATCACGTTTTCGGGTATGCTTATCCTTGGGACTGAGATGGGTTTGGAATTTCCGGTTGGACAAAATGATCTTGATAGGATTCTTCACCTCCGGGAGGTGGAGCTGAAAAG ACTTCTTGGGGATAAATCCGATGGGAGAAAAGAATATATGGCTTATGTTGCTGAAGGGCTAGGAAACCTGCTGGACTGGAATCAAGTTATGAAGTTCCAGAGGAAGAATGGGTCGTTGTTCAACTCTCCTTCCACAACTGCTGCTGCACTAATCCACAATTTTGATGACAAAGCCCTACACTACTTAAATTTGTTTGTCAATAAATTTGGTGGTTCAG TGCCAACAGTTTATCCAACAAATATACATTGTCAGCTTTCATTGGTAGATTATCTTGAAACCATCGGGATATCTCATCATTTTTCTAGTGAGATAAAGAGCATCCTGGACGTGGCACACAG TTTCTGGTTACAGAGAGATGAGGAAATCATGCTAGATGTAGCAACATGTGCAATGGCATTCCGTCTTTTGCGAATGAATGGATATGATGTTTCCTCGG ATGATCTGTATCATGTTGATGCATCCACCTTCCATAATTCACTTCAGGGATATTTAAATGATACAAAATCTATATTGGAattgtacaaagcttcaaaagtcaGTGTATCAGAAAATGAATTTAGCCTAGATAACATAGGCTACTGGTCAGGCAGGTTATTGACAGAAAAATTGCTCTCCGAGCGGGTGCAAACAACGGCAATATTTCAAGAG GTTGAGTATGCTCTTAAATTTCCCTTCTATGCCACAATGGAACGTATAGGCCACAAGAGGAACATTGAACACTTCGATGTTTGTGGTTCTCAAAAGCTAAAGACAGAACATCT GCCATGTCGTGTCTGCCAAGATTTCCTGGCTTTGGCTATTGAAGATTTCAGTTTTTCTCAATCTATTTACCAGGATGAACTCCTGCATCTTGAAAG TTGGGCGAAAGGGAATCGGCTGGACCAATTACAGTTTGCACGGCAGAAGCTGGCATATTGTTatcttgctgctgctgctactatatTTCCTCCTGAACTGTCTGATGCTCGCATGTCGTGGGCCAAAAATGGTGTGCTCACAACCGTTGTTGATGACTTCTTCGATGTTGGGGgatcaaaagaagaacatgaaaaccTCGTAACTTTAGTTGAGAA GTGGGATGATCACTCCAAAGATGAGTTCTGCTCTGAGCAAGTGaaaatattgttttatgctatctaTACTACAGTCAATCAGCTTGGAGTAGTAGCTTCTGCAATACAAAACCGTGATGTTCGAAAGCACCTGATAGAATTA TGGCTACAACTGTTGAGGTCTATGATGTCTGAGGCAGAATGGCGGATGAGAAAATATGTGCCAACAGTTGAGCAATACATGTCAAATGCAGTTGTTTCCTTCACACTGGGGCCCATTGTGCTCACATCGTTGTACTTTGTTGGGCCAAAGCTCTCGGGATGTGTTATCCAAGATCAAGAATACAAGGAGTTATTTAGGCTAACGAGCACAATTGGTCGTCTCCTCAATGATATCCAAGGACTTGAG AGGGAGAGCAGGGAGGGAAACCTGGATTGTGTCTCACTACTTGTTCTCCACAGTGGTGGTTCTATGTCAATTGAAACGGCTAAAGAAACGATACAGAAGGCCATAGCCTCATGTAGAAAAGACTTGCTAAAGCTGGTTCTTAGGGAAAACACAGTTGTTCCTAGGCCATGCAAGGAGCTGTTCTGGAAGATGTGCAAGATAGTTCACTTGTTCTACTCTCAGACTGATGGATTTAGCTCGCCAAATGAAATGGTGAGTGCGGTTAATGCAGTTATCAACGAGCCGCTAAAACTCCAAATCAACAATCGACCTTTGCCCATGCAGTCAGTAAATTAA
- the LOC119365395 gene encoding ent-kaur-16-ene synthase, chloroplastic-like isoform X2: protein MATARIAAGTSSAIAGHRLRPATVSPLVSNLSRSHHHRRNQPLGLASARAAEHGLTGAHRPEFFPHDHCRPPPCSMSARRTRTMVTSALANVEEASAEENACLQNMERKARIRKQLLEAELLPSSYDTAWVAMVPLSGSPQVPCFPKCVEWILQNQQSNGSWGLIQMDSSVNKDVLSSTLACVLALKRWNVGGEHIKRGLCFIRRNFSIVTNEQSDTPIGFNITFSGMLILGTEMGLEFPVGQNDLDRILHLREVELKRLLGDKSDGRKEYMAYVAEGLGNLLDWNQVMKFQRKNGSLFNSPSTTAAALIHNFDDKALHYLNLFVNKFGGSVPTVYPTNIHCQLSLVDYLETIGISHHFSSEIKSILDVAHSFWLQRDEEIMLDVATCAMAFRLLRMNGYDVSSDDLYHVDASTFHNSLQGYLNDTKSILELYKASKVSVSENEFSLDNIGYWSGRLLTEKLLSERVQTTAIFQEVEYALKFPFYATMERIGHKRNIEHFDVCGSQKLKTEHLPCRVCQDFLALAIEDFSFSQSIYQDELLHLESWAKGNRLDQLQFARQKLAYCYLAAAATIFPPELSDARMSWAKNGVLTTVVDDFFDVGGSKEEHENLVTLVG, encoded by the exons ATGGCGACCGCGAGAATAGCCGCCGGGACCTCTTCCGCCATCGCCGGACATCGCCTCCGGCCTGCCACGGTGTCGCCGCTCGTGTCGAACTTGTCTCGCTCACACCATCACAGAAGAAACCAGCCTCTTGGCCTTGCCTCCGCCCGTGCCGCCGAGCATGGTCTCACCGGAGCACACCGCCCCGAGTTCTTCCCTCATGACCATTGCCGTCCTCCTCCCTGTTCGATGAGCGCGAGGAGGACGCGGACGATGGTAACTTCCGCTTTAG CAAATGTGGAGGAGGCATCTGCCGAAGAAAATGCATGTCTCCAAAACATG GAGCGGAAGGCTAGAATAAGGAAGCAGCTCCTGGAAGCTGAGTTGTTGCCATCTTCCTACGACACCGCCTGGGTGGCTATGGTGCCCTTGTCGGGCTCTCCTCAAGTTCCATGCTTCCCAAAGTGTGTTGAGTGGATCCTACAAAACCAGCAGAGCAATGGATCTTGGGGTCTCATCCAAATGGACTCCTCCGTCAACAAGGATGTCCTCTCATCCACATTGGCTTGTGTGCTGGCACTTAAGAGATGGAATGTTGGTGGTGAGCATATCAAGAGAG GACTATGTTTCATCAGAAGAAATTTCTCTATTGTTACGAATGAGCAGAGTGATACCCCTATAGGCTTCAATATCACGTTTTCGGGTATGCTTATCCTTGGGACTGAGATGGGTTTGGAATTTCCGGTTGGACAAAATGATCTTGATAGGATTCTTCACCTCCGGGAGGTGGAGCTGAAAAG ACTTCTTGGGGATAAATCCGATGGGAGAAAAGAATATATGGCTTATGTTGCTGAAGGGCTAGGAAACCTGCTGGACTGGAATCAAGTTATGAAGTTCCAGAGGAAGAATGGGTCGTTGTTCAACTCTCCTTCCACAACTGCTGCTGCACTAATCCACAATTTTGATGACAAAGCCCTACACTACTTAAATTTGTTTGTCAATAAATTTGGTGGTTCAG TGCCAACAGTTTATCCAACAAATATACATTGTCAGCTTTCATTGGTAGATTATCTTGAAACCATCGGGATATCTCATCATTTTTCTAGTGAGATAAAGAGCATCCTGGACGTGGCACACAG TTTCTGGTTACAGAGAGATGAGGAAATCATGCTAGATGTAGCAACATGTGCAATGGCATTCCGTCTTTTGCGAATGAATGGATATGATGTTTCCTCGG ATGATCTGTATCATGTTGATGCATCCACCTTCCATAATTCACTTCAGGGATATTTAAATGATACAAAATCTATATTGGAattgtacaaagcttcaaaagtcaGTGTATCAGAAAATGAATTTAGCCTAGATAACATAGGCTACTGGTCAGGCAGGTTATTGACAGAAAAATTGCTCTCCGAGCGGGTGCAAACAACGGCAATATTTCAAGAG GTTGAGTATGCTCTTAAATTTCCCTTCTATGCCACAATGGAACGTATAGGCCACAAGAGGAACATTGAACACTTCGATGTTTGTGGTTCTCAAAAGCTAAAGACAGAACATCT GCCATGTCGTGTCTGCCAAGATTTCCTGGCTTTGGCTATTGAAGATTTCAGTTTTTCTCAATCTATTTACCAGGATGAACTCCTGCATCTTGAAAG TTGGGCGAAAGGGAATCGGCTGGACCAATTACAGTTTGCACGGCAGAAGCTGGCATATTGTTatcttgctgctgctgctactatatTTCCTCCTGAACTGTCTGATGCTCGCATGTCGTGGGCCAAAAATGGTGTGCTCACAACCGTTGTTGATGACTTCTTCGATGTTGGGGgatcaaaagaagaacatgaaaaccTCGTAACTTTA GTGGGATGA